A DNA window from Jatrophihabitans endophyticus contains the following coding sequences:
- a CDS encoding TIGR04282 family arsenosugar biosynthesis glycosyltransferase — protein sequence MTARAPGTGIDTVVVIAKEPLAGAVKTRLVPPLTHEQAADVAAAALWDTLRAVATVPAADRLLAFAGDPRHWAPEGWRTAPQPDGDLDTRLVAAFRAAGPGPAVLVGMDTPQLRAEQLAAFDPTRFDACLGRATDGGYWAIGFADPRHAAAAITGVPMSTDHTGADQLVRLRELGLQVQLLDDLTDVDTVDTAAEVARLVPHSAFAAAFARCGVGRPDRVG from the coding sequence GTGACCGCGCGGGCACCCGGCACCGGCATCGACACCGTCGTCGTCATCGCGAAGGAGCCGCTCGCCGGCGCGGTGAAGACCCGGCTCGTGCCGCCGTTGACGCACGAGCAGGCGGCCGACGTCGCCGCCGCCGCGCTCTGGGACACGCTGCGCGCGGTCGCCACCGTGCCCGCCGCCGACCGGCTGCTCGCCTTCGCCGGCGATCCGCGCCACTGGGCGCCGGAGGGGTGGCGCACGGCGCCGCAGCCGGACGGGGACCTCGACACCCGCCTCGTCGCCGCCTTCCGCGCCGCCGGTCCCGGGCCCGCCGTCCTGGTCGGCATGGACACGCCACAGCTACGGGCCGAGCAGCTCGCCGCGTTCGACCCGACCCGCTTCGACGCCTGTCTGGGTCGCGCCACCGACGGCGGCTACTGGGCGATCGGGTTCGCCGACCCGCGCCACGCCGCCGCCGCCATCACCGGGGTGCCCATGTCGACCGACCACACCGGCGCCGACCAGCTCGTCCGGCTCCGGGAGCTGGGCCTGCAGGTCCAGCTGCTCGACGACCTCACCGACGTCGACACCGTCGACACCGCCGCCGAGGTCGCCCGGCTCGTGCCGCACAGCGCGTTCGCCGCCGCCTTCGCGCGCTGCGGTGTCGGTCGTCCCGACCGGGTCGGATAG